The candidate division WOR-3 bacterium genome includes the window TTTTTTCATTATCCCTCCTCTAAAATAATGAGTATTATTTTCATTTTATCTAAATCTCGTCTTTACTGCTTGCAAAACTTTCTTCGTATTCATATTTTGCAAGAAAAGAACGCCGGTCATTTTATTGGGTGGTAAGGTATGTTGAAAGGTAATTATCGTATCTAAACTGTCAGGATAAACAAGATAAAGTGGGAAATTAAACAATTTTCTAACCACATAATTAAAATCTTTTGTCATGCCAACAACACTATCCTCACAGATAGCGATAAAGGCATTGACCGGACTATGAGTTAGGGTATCTGCGGGAGTGATTTTAATATTCAGCATGCCACTATTAGTTGTGGCAGAACCTGCGAGATAAAGATTATATGCCGGCGGATTGGATTTTGCAGCAATAATGTGTTGAGTATACACTTGATAGTATGTCGATTCCGGGGGAAACCCGGGCGAATCAACAATCACTTTATCGGTTCCATCAAAACAAATCGTTGCCTCAGGAATTATCGGTGGCAATGGAATTGAATAAAATGCTTTTCGTAGCGTATCAATTGCCGGTGATGTGAAAGTATAATTATAAGATACAATTACCAAAGAATCTCCGTAGGTTTCTGAGAGCCAATCGAGCGACCGCTCTGCTGCCGCACAAAAATCTCAACCATCGGTTGTAAAAAACTCTGCTAAGACAATTCGATTTGTCGGAGTTGGTAAGATACGCGGTGCTTCAGAACAAAAAATAAAAAGTAATAGTAAGCCAAACAAGATAATTTTCTTCATAAAAGTAAATTATACTTTTAATCTTAAAGAAGTCAACAGAATTCTGCAATGTATCCTTTGTTCTCAATAGAACTCTTGACATTATCTATAAATTAACTATGCTAAAATACAGAATTCATCAAAAGTGAATTCTGTGAAAATTCAAATCTCAACTTTATTTTTAACTGAATGCGACCAAATCGCATCCAGTCGCATAAAAAATGAAACAGTTAATAAAGCCCGAAGTTCTAAAAGCATTACCCCTAACGGATGCAGAATTAGTAAAAAGGGCACAACAAGGAAATACCTCGGCTTTTGAGGAATTGGTCCGACGCTATGAACGAAAAGTCTATAATTTAGTCTATCGGATGCTGGGTAATGAAGAAGATGCTAAGGATGCCCTACAGGATACCTTTATCCGTGCCTATCGTTTTATTAAAAAATTCAAAGGTAAATCATCTTTTTATACTTGGCTTTATCGGATTGCCGCTAATGTTTGCTTTACCCGGCTTAAAACTCGTAAGACTAAAGAACCTGAAGTTGGTGTTTCATTAGATGAGCCGATTATTGATGAATCGGAAATGCCGCGCGAACTCCCAGATTACAAAGAAAGCCCAGAACATCTATTTCACCGGCAACAATTACAAAAAGCATTACAAGATGCGATTAATGAACTACCTTCCGATTACCGTTCAGTTGTTATTTTGAGAGACTTACAAGGATTATCTAACAAAGAGGTCAGCAAAGCATTAAATCTTTCTATAGCCGCGGTAAAATCCCGACTCCATCGGGGCAGAGTCTTTTTAAGAAATCGATTGTCTAAATATATAGCACCAACCCGGCAAAACTTATCTAAATCAAAAGTGACACAAAGTTTTGCCGACAGCGATAAAAGTATATGATTGACTGTAATAAATTTTTTCTCTTAATCTCTGATTTTATTGACGAAGAATTAGAAGAAGAAATCGTTCTGGAAATACGCTCTCATATTAAAACATGTCCGACTTGTCAAAATCTCCATGAATCATTTCTACATATAATAAGAGTTTTCCAGTGTCAATGTGCCTTAGAAGTTCCACCGGCGGCGCATGAGCAATTATGGCAAACTCTCAAAGGTATCTTAGAGCAAGATTCCCAACAAAAATAGTAATAATTGGCAAAGTCAATATTTATTTTCTAAGCACATATCAGCAATAATCAAAAATCGATTATCTCCCAATAATGTTAAGAACTCACCAATTAACAAATAATTAAATGAGTTCTTATTAGCCCAACTTTCAAAAATCCGACTAAATCTTTGAATCGCTCGCATAACCGTTATAGTCTAATAATTGAAAATTAAAGAAAGGGAGGTGATGACTATGACGAACTGGTTATTACCTTGGGATCCGTTTAAAGAAATAACGGACTTAAGAAAGAAATTAGACCAGTTCTTTGAATTTCGGCCGCGTTCTCGTCGAGGTTTCCTTACGCCATTGTCTGAAGAATTTTATCCAGCAGTAGATGTTTATGACAAAAAAGACGCTATCGTGCTCAAGGCGGAAATTCCCGGTGTTGATAAAAAGGATATTTCCATCTCAATCAGCGAAGATGAAATCACGATCAGAGGCGAAGTAAAACGAGAAGAAGAAGTGAAAGAACAAGACTACTATCGTTGCGAACGTTCCTATGGTTCCTTCTCGCGAACAATTCCTCTGCCAACTGCGGTTGATAAAGAAAAAGCGAAAGCGACCTATAAAGATGGCGTGCTCGTTGTAACATTGCCTAAAAGTGAAGCGGCCAAACCAAAGGAGATTAAAGTTCCAATCGAATAGAACTGGTCTACTAAGAAGGGATAGTCTTCGGACTGTCCCTTTCTTTATTTTTTAGATTTATCACTATTAAGTTTATAAAAAGTGAAATTAGAGTCAACTCAATTACATTTCTGTTCTTAATAATAAGTTTGTTTTTCTATAATAGCCTTTTCTTTGGTTCAGCATTTTTCAGAATCATCAAGAAATATTGTCGATGTTTATGAAAATTAAATTGTAATTTTTGAATTCGTATTATCATGCTATCGGTCATAATGAGTGAAAAGGTTATTATTTAGACTTATGATTCTAAAGACGAGAGGACTATTCAATCTTGAGTAAATGCTTAAAGATATTCTTTTTCAACTATACAGGATTTTGCTTATGAAAAGAAAGCGTGAAAAAGATTAAAATTAGCAAAAAGAGTACAATAATAGTATCTTATTATTCTGTATCTATTATTGTACTTTGTCTATATGTTGTGCTGTTTACTTTAAGAAGCCCGTGTTTATTTAAAAACACAAGTCGGTTGAATAATACTAACAGGCTTTTTGTGTCGAGCATCAAGTATTTAGCATGAATAATTAGTATTACTCAGATTCTATTGAGGTTTAATCATGCTGGCGATGGAATCCTATCTTTATAAAGTTTATATACAGATTTAAACACGGAAGAACTAAATGACACTGGGAATATTGTCTTGATAAAGTCTTTTTACAGATTAAAAAACATGCCCTAAATCGAAAAAATGAAAAACATAAAGACTAAAGCATAATCTCACAATAAAGTATTTAAACAGATATAGAAAGGCGTATTCAATCCGACACATAAAGAATATTTTGTCTCTTTTAGTTTTGGTAGTGTATAATATTTGTGTAAATTTAGACTTGATATGTTAAAAATAAAGATGTATCATTCTATGATGGGCAATTTTGATAAAATATGTCTCTTATAGTTCTTGACTTATATGTAGTTTTAAGTAAAAATTTTATAAGTACCTGATTTAGTCGTAAAGATTAATCAGAAAAAAGATATGCCAACAAGATTTATTCTAATTCTAATAGGATACACAATCTTTAGTATTCTCTACGCTGGGAATGATTCTCTACCTACAGAACCGTTTTCTGTTGAAAAAATTATTTTTCAAGGC containing:
- a CDS encoding sigma-70 family RNA polymerase sigma factor, whose translation is MKQLIKPEVLKALPLTDAELVKRAQQGNTSAFEELVRRYERKVYNLVYRMLGNEEDAKDALQDTFIRAYRFIKKFKGKSSFYTWLYRIAANVCFTRLKTRKTKEPEVGVSLDEPIIDESEMPRELPDYKESPEHLFHRQQLQKALQDAINELPSDYRSVVILRDLQGLSNKEVSKALNLSIAAVKSRLHRGRVFLRNRLSKYIAPTRQNLSKSKVTQSFADSDKSI
- a CDS encoding zf-HC2 domain-containing protein; protein product: MIDCNKFFLLISDFIDEELEEEIVLEIRSHIKTCPTCQNLHESFLHIIRVFQCQCALEVPPAAHEQLWQTLKGILEQDSQQK
- a CDS encoding Hsp20/alpha crystallin family protein — its product is MTNWLLPWDPFKEITDLRKKLDQFFEFRPRSRRGFLTPLSEEFYPAVDVYDKKDAIVLKAEIPGVDKKDISISISEDEITIRGEVKREEEVKEQDYYRCERSYGSFSRTIPLPTAVDKEKAKATYKDGVLVVTLPKSEAAKPKEIKVPIE